One genomic window of Pelotomaculum isophthalicicum JI includes the following:
- a CDS encoding recombinase family protein, whose amino-acid sequence MYLIEKNHEAIITKEVFEKVQRRKSS is encoded by the coding sequence ATGTATCTCATAGAGAAGAATCATGAAGCGATCATCACCAAAGAGGTTTTCGAGAAAGTGCAGCGTAGGAAGTCTTCATAG